Below is a window of Deferribacterota bacterium DNA.
GAGGTAAAAGAGCTTGAGGATTATGGAATAACCAAGATATTTACACCACAAGATGGTCTCAAGATGGGACTTAAGGGGATGGTTCAGTATTTAATAGATAAAAGCAGGTTTAAGACCTATGAAGAGGACAATTTAAAATGCTACCTAGAGAATGTAGATAATAAGTTGCACAAAGCAATAAGCTTAGTAGAGGACTTAATAAATAGCGGAAAATGGTCTAAGGAGCATAGTGATCTAATAGATTATTATTTAGATAAAGCAAAATCTAATTCAGTAACAATAGGACTATCAGGTGTTGGTGGCGCAGGAAAATCATCCCTTATTGATGAAGTTATAAGGTATTTTAAAAATGAGTTTACAGATAAAAGGATGGCTATTTTAGCAATTGATCCTACGAAGAGGGGTAAGGGGGCCCTTTTGGGCGATAGGGTACGTTTAAATAGTGTGCCAGATGAGCGTGTATATATGAGATCAATGGCAACAAGATCTTTTATTGGACCTGTAGTAAAATCTAGTGATCAAATAATAAAACTTTTTAAGATAGCAGGTTTTGACTTGATATTAATTGAAACTGCCGGCATAGGGCAAGCTGATATTGGTACCTTTGGAAAGGCAGATTTAAATGTATATGTTATGACCCCTGAATATGGTGC
It encodes the following:
- a CDS encoding cobalamin-dependent protein (Presence of a B(12) (cobalamin)-binding domain implies dependence on cobalamin itself, in one of its several forms, or in some unusual lineages, dependence on a cobalamin-like analog.) — protein: MDYVRIVTATSLFDGHDASINIMRRIMQDLGAEVIHLAHNRSAYEIVQTAIEEDANAIAVTSYQGGHMEFFKYMHDLLREKNASQIRIFGGGGGVITPNEVKELEDYGITKIFTPQDGLKMGLKGMVQYLIDKSRFKTYEEDNLKCYLENVDNKLHKAISLVEDLINSGKWSKEHSDLIDYYLDKAKSNSVTIGLSGVGGAGKSSLIDEVIRYFKNEFTDKRMAILAIDPTKRGKGALLGDRVRLNSVPDERVYMRSMATRSFIGPVVKSSDQIIKLFKIAGFDLILIETAGIGQADIGTFGKADLNVYVMTPEYGA